The sequence TTTGAAGAGAAAAGAGAGGCAATTCCCCGTTTCACTCGCGACTTGTAAGCGTCGTGCTTGATGAACTTCCAAGTCGGCTTGCCACAACAATACGTTGCTGCACGCGCCGCTTTTTAAACATTGCTCAGCAGCCCAAAGTGCTTCTTTCGCCGTTTTTGGGTAGATCAATAGGATCTTATTCGCGTCGAGTCCTTCCGCTGACAACTGTTCAGCAGAGAGGTAGCCCGGAGGCTGAATAAACACAGACAAACGCTCGTGGCTGGTGCGTTTTAAGTGCGGCGTCAATAAGCGCAGCTCGCCAATACCTTGTGGTGTTTGTAGCTCGACTACGCCATGTTTTGGAAAGCCGCCCTGTAATTTACGATCGAGAAGATCGTAGCCAGTCGAGTAGTGCTCTTCTGATTTAGGAGTTTGGCTACCCTGCCAAAGCCATTGTTTCTGCTTAAGATGTTCTATCAATTCATACATAATAAGATGCCTGTATATTTGTACAGTATAAATTATTATAGAACGACGGCAAGAGGTAGGTATATCAGACGGATAAAAAAACGCCTTGTCAGCTGAGAGTTAGCTCACAAGGCGTTGATTCTAAATATTAAATAATCTTACTGTATGGCGATTATTTTGGCTGCGCGTCGATGCACTGACCATTAACGGCTTTGCCTTCTGGCGCCATCAAGTAAAGATAAAGTGGCATGATATCCTGTGGCGTTTTCAGCAGCTCTGCGTCTTCAGCAGGGTAGGCTTTTGCACGCATAGCCGTACGCGTACCGCCTGGGTTAATCGCGTTAACACGGATCGTAGTGTCACTCAGTTCATCCGCTAAGATCTGCATCATGCCTTCAGTGGCAAACTTAGACATCGCGTAAGTACCCCAGTAAGCGCGGCCACTGTGACCAACGGTAGATGAGGTAAAGACAATGCGCGCGTCTTCCGACTTATGTAGCAGAGGCAGCACCGCTTGAGTCATCAGAAATTGAGCTTTAACGTTCACTTGCATGATATCGTCGTAAGTATCTTCGCCGATTTGATCAAATGGGCTAAGCACACCAAGTAGACCTGCGTTGTGAAGTACGCCATCAAGACGACCAAACTGACTTTCGATCGTATCGACCATGTCGATGTAATTCTGCTTAGTTGCGCCTTTCATATCCAGAGGGATAATCGCCGGTTGAGGATAACCAGCGGCTTCGATTTCGTCGTAGGTTGCTTCCAGTTTTTTCACTGTGCGGCCTAGCAAGATAACGGTAGCGCCATGTTGCGCGTAGGAGATAGCGGCTTGTTTACCAATACCATCACCAGCACCAGTAACGAGAATGACTTTACCTTTTAGGGCATCTGAAGAAACAGCATATTCCACGATGTGTATCCTTTTGTAATGTTCTGCTTTAAGTCTTCGTGACAAGGTGGTTACAATACACTAATTCGCATATGAGGGGATATCACATTGGAATTTTTGTTGGACTATGGGCTGTTTTTAGCCAAGATTGTGACTTTTGTAGTCGCAGTAATTGCGATTTTAGTGATTGCTAAAGCCGTAAGCGGAAAGAGTGGTGCTGCGAAAGGGGAATTGGAAGTTACGAACCTGACAGAGCAACACAAAAACACCGTTGAACAGCTAGAGCATTACCTGCATGACGATGCGTTTTTGAAAGCGCGTGATAAAGCAGAAAAGAAACAAGAGAAAGAAAAAGCCAAAGCGCGTGAGAAGGAAGTGAAGAAGGCGTCCAAAGAGGGCGACCTAGACGCGCAGCGCGAACCTCACCTGTTTGTGTTGGATTTCAAAGGCAGTATCGATGCGAAAGAAGTGGCCTCGCTACGTGAAGAAGTGACGGCTGTCCTAGCGGTTGCACGTGAAGGCGATGAAGTGCTACTGCGTCTTGAGTCTGGCGGCGGTATGGTTCACGGCTACGGCTTGGCGTCTTCTCAGCTAGACCGCATCAAAGCCGCTGGTCTTCCGTTGACGATTGCGGTGGATAAAGTCGCGGCAAGCGGTGGTTACATGATGGCATGTATCGCAGATAAGATTGTCTCTGCACCATTTGCTATCGTTGGTTCAATCGGCGTAATTGCTCAGCTACCAAACTTCAATAAGCTATTGAAAAAGCACGATATTGAATTTGAACAGCTAACCGCAGGCGAGTACAAACGTACGCTAACTATGTTTGGTGAAAACACCGACAAAGCGCGTGAGAAGTTCAAAGAAGAGCTGGAAGAAACACACGGCTTGTTTAAGAACTTTATCCGTGACCATCGCCCGGCCTTGGATCTCGATAAAGTTGCAACGGGTGAACACTGGTTTGGTACTCAAGCACACGAACTTGGCTTAGTTGACGAAATCAAAACCTCTGACGACATCGTCGTGGAAGCGTGTAAAGACAAAACCGTACTGGCGATTCATTACGTTGAGAAGAAAAAACTGGCGTCTAAACTGGCAGGCATTGCTGGTGACGCGGCAGACAACGTGCTGATGAAACTGATCGACCGTGGCCAGCGCCCGATTATGTAATCTCACATAGCTTTAAATGACTTAAAAACAAAAGCGCCTATCCGAAGATAGGCGCTTTTTTGATTTTTACAGACTGAGATTATTTGGGCTAAGCAGTGGTTCGCGGTGCTTTTGGCTTAGACGGTCGGCGAGTTGGCTTCTTCGCTGCGCCCGCTTTCGCTTCTCCGCGCTTACCTTGATTGCCTTTATTTGAACCATCGTTATTGGCTTTGTTGTGGCCAAAGTGACGTTTGTTTTTACCCGCTGGCTTATGGCCGCGTGCGTTATCGCCAGAGCGTTGACCGTCCGCATGGTCTGTTTTTGGCCTTTTCGGTTTCTTAGGTTTTTTCGGCTTAATCGGACGCGTGTCCAGCTTCGACTCAGGCAGCTCATTTACTGGCTTATAGCCTTCTAACTCAAGTCGTGGCAGCACTTGTTGAATTAAGCGCTCAATCGCAAATAGCTCGCCAGCTTCGTCTGCTTCAACCAGAGAGATAGCTTTGCCAACTTCACCCGCACGGCCAGTACGACCAATACGGTGCACATAATCTTCTGCCACGTTTGGCAACTCGAAGTTCACCACTTGAGGCAGCTGAGGAATATCAATACCACGCGCGGCGATATCAGTAGCAACCAAAACGCGAACGTCACCGGATTTAAAATCGGCCAATGCGCGAGTACGAGCGCCTTGGCTCTTATTACCGTGAATCGGTGCGGCAGTAATGCCTTCTTTCTCTAGGAAGAACGCCAAGCGGTTCGCACCGTGTTTGGTGCGGCAGAAAACCAATACCTGTTTCCAATCGCCATCTTTGATCAGTTTTACCAACATCGGCGCTTTTTTGCGTTTGTCTGCTGGGTAAATCGACTGTTCAATCGTCACTGCGGTGGAGTTTTCTGGGTTAACCGATACTTCTACAGGATCATTCACCAAGCCTTTTGCCAACTCGCGGATCTCGGCTGAGAAGGTGGCAGAGAACAACAGGTTCTGACGCTTAGCAGGCAGCAAGTTAAGGATTTTACGAATATCGCGGATAAAGCCCATGTCTAGCATGCGGTCAGCTTCGTCCAAAACCAGCACTTCAAGTTGGTCGAACTTAATCGCATTTTGTTGGTAAAGATCCAACAAACGCCCTGGCGTTGCCACCAATACGTCACAGCCTTTGCGCAGCTTCAGCATTTGTGGGTTAATCTTCACGCCGCCAAACACAACGGTAGAGGTCAGGCGTTGGTAACGGCTGTATTTAAACACGTTCTCTTGAACCTGAGCCGCGAGTTCACGAGTTGGCGTTAGGATCAAAGCACGAACGTGATTGCCTTTTACGCGAGTACCGTTGTCGAGGCGCTCAAGAATCGGCAGTGTAAAGCCTGCGGTTTTACCTGTACCTGTCTGCGCTGCTGCCATCACATCTTTGCCTTCTAATACGGCTGGGATAGCTTGCTCCTGAATCGGAGACGGTTTGTCGTAACCCTGTTCTTCAATAGCTTTAAGAATTGGGGCAGAAAGGCCTAAAGAGGTAAAACCCATAAATTGATCTCTGTATAAATTGGGGGGATGTTCTCAGACAATTTACTTACTGAGAAAAGGGCGCCATTCTGCGCCCTTTAGGTAGGAACATCAACTGAAATTAACGCTGAGATTTTTTTAATATGTTGAGTTGAGGTGCGTAATGCATAGCCGCTGTAAACAAAAGTCCGCTGATGACACCAAATAAGTGGGACTCCACGGCAACACGTGCATTGATTAACTCGCTGGTAGATTCGGACGCGCCCATTGTAAGCTCCCACGTCACTTTCGCGATAACGCCAAGAACTAACAGCCAACTGCTCTTTCTGCCATCCAACACTTCTTTAAGTGCATAGCAAGCAAATAGCCCGTGTAGAACGCCAGACAGTCCGACGTAGTTTTGCATGTCGCTGAAGAAGTTCAATAACCCGACCGCCAGCGTCAAGGCAGATAATGTCAAAAGCAATGATTTTGCAGAAGGTTTGAAGATAAAAGTGATCACCCAAAGCGCGGCGAGATTCATCCCAAGATGCGCAAAGTTGGTGTGGGTATAATTTCCTGATAGGATTCGCCACCACTGACCATCTAAAATTAACATGCGATGCCAGTCAGCCCAAGATGCCAACGGCTCAAATTGCAGCCCTAAACACACTAAGCTGATAGCGATTAACGAAATAAATAAGCGCACACTATGTCCCGATACTGTTCTCAATGTGGAAAATCACAAAAAGCTTGTATTTGTAAATGGATACAAAGACTAACATCGAATGTTGAGTTGGTCATCTTACAGCATCCAAGCGAAACAAACAGACCGATGGGAACGGCGCGGATATTAACGCTCTCATTGGAGAACAGTCACTGTTTTGTCGGAGAGGATTTCACTGAGCATGAAGCGCTGAACCAACTACTCAGCGATAACCAATACCACCATTTTATCCTTTACCCCGGCGAAGGCGCGTTGACCCACAACCAAGTGGCAGACAAACTCAATAATGGTGAGAAAGTTCGTGTTATCTTGCTCGACGGAACCTGGAAAAAAGCGTACAAAATGTGGCTGCTATCAAGCAATCTGCACTCATTGCCGTTAATCAAGTTACCCGAGGATCTGCAAGGGAATTACCGGATTCGCAAAGCGCCAAGTGATAATAGCTTGTCTACGGTGGAGGCGGGTTATCACATTTTGTCTTTGTTAGAGCCAGAACAAGATTTTTCGCCGCTTATCGAATCGTTTAATCAGATGATTGATTTTCAAATCAAGCAGATGCCGCCTGGCGTTTTCGAAAAAAACTACGGCTGACCGACAATGTCTGATTGATATGCTAAGCAGCGAATAAGCCGCCACTCCCTTGAGTACTTACTGGGGAGTGACGGTTTCTTTAATGTGAAGAGAACAACTGTTGATGGAGTCTTTGTGCATGCCCATCGGTCATTGATGAAATGTAATCCGCGATAACGCGGTAGCCTGCGCTTTCATCACTGCGCTCAATCCATTTTTGACGAGTCTGTATCGGCAGCAATCTTTCCGGGTCGGCACTCAGTGCTTCAAAAATATCCATAATGATTTGTTGGCCTTTGTACTCGACGACCTGAACGTGCGGTACTTGAATCACATACTCACTGACGAAGTGTTTTAGGATCTCCAGTGCTTTATCCATCGTCGCTTCAAGGTAAGCATTCCATGCCAGTAGCTCACTTTCGAATGGCGCATCAACAGGTTTAATCGAAATACTGGTCAGCAGCGCATTGACCATGCCCCCAATCGCATCTTTACGCTGAAAATGGGTGCCGGAAAACAGCATTTCCGTGATGGAGTCAATGTGCTTTTCAAACCAAGGGTCGCCACATTCCGCGAGCTTACTGGCTGCACCCTCAATCCACTGGTGGCGATTGACCATGCTAAGGACTAAGGCATCTTCCAAATCATGCACGCCGTATGCGATATCATCAGCCAGCTCCATAATTGAGCAGTCGATGGATTTATAACGGGTCTTTTTATGCTCATGAGCGGCAAATTTTTCATCGCGCATTTGGCTAAATAGCGCTTTATCATTGTCGCTTAACGGTTCTAGTAGCCAGTCGAATAAGCCTTTATCGCAGTTATAGAGCCCTTTGGCTGGCATCCATTCACGAGCACGCAGTTTACGCTGGTGTGAAACGCTTTTTGGCATCACTTCGGCACGGGTTTCACTGATGAGTGCAGGGTATTTTACCAAGCCCAAAAGTGTGCGGCGCGTTAAGTTCATACCAAAGTGTTCGGTGTAAGGCTCCAATTTCGTCACAATGCGAAAGGTCTGTGCGTTGCCTTCAAACCCGCCGTGGTCACGCATCATGTAATTCAGAGCGACTTCACCGCCGTGCCCATAGGGTGGATGGCCAATATCATGAGCAAGGCAAAGCGAGTCAATCAAACTGTCGCTGGGCAGTAAATCGCGAAACTCAGGCTGTTTCTTTTTTATCTGCGCAACAATGCCTGTCCCTAATTGAGCGGCTTCCAGTGAGTGAGTCAAACGCGTGCGGTGAAAATCATCAAAACTATTGCCATGAACCTGTGTTTTCGCTTGCAGACGACGAAACGCAGCGGAGTGAAGAATACGCGCACGATCTCGTTGGTAAGGGCTACGGTGGTCATCACGGCGAATCTTGTGTTCATCGTCATGGCGTTCGTGCCATAAATCGCTGATATTAAACGTCATAAACAGGCTTCCAAACTTTTACGTACCAAAACTATTTACGTACAGATACGTTAATGTATTTAAGTGACAGATTTAGTGAGAGTTATTCGTTTCTGTCAGTTTTTCAGGGTTACTGCTCTTAGTTGAACATGATTAACTGATTTCGTCTAAAGATAACTCGAAGCTTGGCGCGAAGACGGTCAAAAAGTATTCCATTTCACGCGAGTGACGCTCCTTTAAGGTGACTTCAAGGCGCTTTTTAGCCAGTGCGTACTCGTGGTTGCCCGCACTTAACTCTTCTAGGCATTTTAGATAAGCGCAGATTGTGTCTGCTTGTTTGACGATAGACGCGTCTTCTGGGTGAGTGGACTCAGAAACCAAGTAAGGCGCGAAATCTTCTCGAAATTCTTCAGGCAGCATAGAGAGCAGGCGTTTTTCTGCGATGGCTTCAATCTTTTTATACTCTTTGGCGATTTCTGGGTTGAAGTATTTGACTGGCGTCGGCAAATCACCCGTCAGCACTTCACTGGTATCGTGGTACATACCTAGTAGGGCGATCCGTTCGGGGTTTAACTTTCCACCAAATTTTTTGTTTTTGATGACGGCTAAAGCGTGAGCAACAAAGGCCACTTGTAAACTGTGCTCAGAAATATTTTCGGTGGAGACTGAACGCATCAACGGCCAGCGTTGTATGAGTTTCATACGTGCTAGATGGGCAAAAAAATGACTTTCTTTTGGTTTCTCTTCTGATAAAAGTTTTTGCATAAATCGATTCCCTGACAACAAAAAAGGGCACTCAATGAGTACCCTTTAAGAATATGTAAGTTAGGCGCTAATTACTACTGGCTGTATGTAGACAGGAATCTTTCAAAGCGTCCGATGGCCATTTCTAGGTCTTCAACGTGAGGAAGTGTCACGATGCGGAAATGGTCCGGTTTTGGCCAGTTAAAGCCGCTGCCTTGTACCAGAAGGACTTTTTCCTGAATCAAGAAATCGAGCACCATTTTTTGGTCATCTTTGATGTTGTACATCTTGGTGTCAATTTTAGGAAACAGATACATCGCCCCTTTTGGTTTCACACAAGTGACACCTGGGATCTGCGTAATCAGTTCATACGCGCGGTCACGTTGTTCAAGTAGGCGACCACCCGGCAGGATCAGCTCATTGATACTTTGGTACCCACCTAATGCGGTTTGTATTGCGTGCTGCATCGGCACGTTGGCACACAAGCGCATGGAAGCAAGCATCTCTAATCCGTTGATGTAGCCTTGAGCTTGATGTTTAGGCCCAGTCAGGAACATCCAACCGCCACGGAAACCACATACGCGGTACGCTTTTGACAGGCCGTTGAACGTTACAACCAGCACATCCTCTGTCAGAGTGGCGATAGAAGTGTGAGTCGCACCGTCGTAAAGCACTTTATCGTAGATTTCATCGGCGAAAATGATCAGCTTGTGCTTACGCGCAATCTCAATCACTTCCAGTAAGAAGTCACGGCTGTACACCGCGCCCGTTGGGTTGTTCGGGTTGATCAGAACAATACCGCGCGTTTTTGGTGTGATCTTCTTTTTGATGTCGTCAAGATCTGGGTACCAGTCGGACTCTTCATCACAGATGTAATGCACAGCTTTACCACCAGACAATGACACAGATGCCGTCCACAATGGGTAGTCTGGTGCTGGTACTAACATTTCATCGCCATTGTTAAGTAGCGCTTGCATCGCCATAACAATAAGCTCTGACGCGCCATTACCGATATAGACGTCTTCAACATCTAAAGAGCGAATACCTTTACGCTGATAGTACTGCACAACGGCTTTACGAGCTGAGTAAATACCCTTTGAGTCACAGTAGCCTTGAGAGGTCGGTAGGTTGCGAATAACATCGACCAGGATTTCGTCAGGGGCGTCAAAGCCAAATGGGGCGGGATTCCCAATATTCAGCTTTAGTATTTTATGCCCTTCTTCCTCCATGCGTTTAGCATGTTTGAGTACAGGCCCCCTAATGTCATAGCAGACATTGTCGAGTTTTGACGACATCCCGATATTTTGCATTGAATAAAACCTAAAATTAATTGTAATTCTTTATTAAGCTACATCAAAAATAGATTCTTTAGAATAAAAATCTGGATTCAGGAAGGATATTTCGTGTTTGTAGCACGCTCATTATCACAGGATTATGCAAAACATTCGAGACAACCTTGATTTGAATAGGGTCTATTAATAGAGTAGCGGTTTACAATAAATAATAATCTCCATGCATACGAGGCTGATTTGTCATACTTTCATCAAGCCGTTAGTGAGCTAATTGAACGCGTCAAGGCTGTAGAAGACGGAGTTACCCGTTTGGTTCAAATTCTTGAGGAAAAACCTGACTTTGCATTCATCGATTGGCTAGAAGCTCAGCCACTATTCCCTAAGTTTTATTGGCAGTCTCGTGACACACGTGAAGAAGTGGTCGCACTTGGGCAGCTACATACCTTTGTTGACCCGGCGCCAGCGTATGCGATTCTTTCTGGCGAGCAACGCATTTGGGGCGGGCGCTCTTTTGATGGTCATACCGACAAAAATCGTCGCTGTATGTCGTCGCTCTTCTTTCTACCGCAAATTGAATTGATTCGTTGTGACGAACAGTTATCTCTGGCAGTGAATCTAACCGCCGAGAAACACCGCACACTGGCCGCGCTTTATAAATTGCAGTTTGAAGTCAGTTTACTGCCACCTGTCTCTGCCCATGTTGAGCATATCGAACATACACCGTGCAAACAGCAATGGGCTGAGTTAGTCGAGAAAGTGCTCACTGGTATTGAAAACGATGAGTTTAAGAAAGTGGTGCTGGCGCGAAAAACATCAGTCATGCTGGATGAGTCGTTGTGTGCCTCTCAGTTTTTAAAAGCGAGTTACTTGAAGAATCACCATAGTTTCCACTTTATGTTGTCTCTTGATAAACGCCACAGTTTTATCGGCTCAACACCAGAACGATTGTATGCACGCCAAGGGCAAGATCTCTATACCGAAGCGCTTGCAGGCACGATTGGTCGTGGCAAAAATGCCAGCCACGATATGGAGTTGGCAAATTGGTTAGCTAACGACAGCAAAAACCTGAATGAAAACCAATATGTGGTTGATGACATCATTGAGCGTTTGACGCCACATTCAGAACAAGTGAGTGTGGAAGAGGAAGCGCGATTGGTACGCCTGCGCAAAGTGCAGCACCTTAAACGCAGCATTCATGCGAACCTTAAGCAAGGCATTAATGGCGTCCAGCTGTTGAGCGCTTTGCAACCAACGGCGGCAGTGGCAGGTTTACCACGTAAAGAGTCGATGGAATTTATTCAGCAGCATGAGCCTTTTGCCCGCGGTTGGTATGCAGGTTCAATGGGCTTTATTAGCCATCAGCGAGCAGAGTTCTGTGTTGCGATTCGCAGTGCTTTGGTTTTGGGCGATGAAGTTCAGCTGTTTGCTGGTGCAGGCATTGTACCGGGTTCTGTGGCAGAGCATGAATGGCAAGAGCTTGATAAGAAAATGTCGACCTTGTTGTCTCTGATTTCTGATCACGCGCCACTTGGAGTCGCGTCATAAATGAGTACCAATCCAAATTCACAGGCAGTCATCAATCGTATTTGGTGCCAAACGATTTTAGAAGAATTAACCCGTTTTGGTGTTACGGATATCTGTGTGGCACCGGGTTCACGCTCGACACCACTGACACTTGAAGCAGACGAAAACAGCAAACTGACCCTACATACCCATTTTGACGAGCGTGGTTTAGGTTTTCTGGCGCTTGGTCTGGCCAAAGCCTCAAAGCGACCAGTTGCGATTGTTGTCACCTCTGGTACTGCGGTCGCGAACTTATTACCTGCGATCGCTGAAGCAAAACTGACTGGAGAAAAGCTGGTGGTGCTTACCGCTGATCGCCCGGTTGAGCTTATCGCTTGCGGCGCGAATCAAGCGATCAACCAGTCCGGCATTTATTCTTCTCATGTGTCAGCCACGCTAGAACTACCGAGCCCTTCGCTCAATATACCCCTGAAGTGGCTGCTCTCCTCTATCGATCAAATCATGTTCGAACAGGCGCAAAAGGGCAGTGCCATTCATATTAATTGCCCGTTTCCTGAGCCTTTATATAGCGATGAACCTAAATCGAATCATCAAGACTATATCGATGGTGTGCAGAGCTGGTGGCAGTGTTCGAAAACCTTTACGCGTAAGGTATCAGCGCAAGCAGAACCTAACTTTCAAGTGGCTGATTTTGTATGCAAAAAAGGCGTGATTATCCTTGGTAGTGTCACGCTGGATGAGGCGAACAAAGCCAAGCAGCTGTCGGAAAAACTGGGCTGGCCAATACTGTGTGATCCTCAATCAGGACAAACCTCAGCGTGGGCAAATTATGACCTTTGGTTACAGAATGCCGATAAAGCGGAAATGTTTAACCAATGCGAGCTGATCATTCAGCTTGGATCGCGAATTGTTTCTAAGCGTTTGAATCAATGGCTACGTCAGCAAGTCGAACTTCGCAATGCTGAGTATCATTACGTCTCGCCAAGCTTTGATCGCAACAATCAAACGCATTTAATGCAAACTCACCATGTTTGCGACATCTCTTCTTGGTTAGAAGCCTTCAGGACAGCCATTCCTGTCTTAGTTGAGCAACAATCAAACTGGGCCGATGGCGTGGTTCCGTTTGCGACACAGTTGGCGGAGTTAGCCGCACTGCATTTATCAACCGATACCAAATTGACGGAAATCGCGCTGGCGTTATCGGTCAATCAACTACCGAGAGAATCGCAAATCTTTCTGGGCAACAGTTTGTTTGTTCGCTTAGTGGATATGTTTAGTCGAGTGGATGGACACCAAGTCTATAGCAACCGAGGTGCATCTGGGATAGACGGTCTGATTGCGACCGCATCGGGCGTTTTACGTGCGAATTCATTACCGATGGTGATTTATATCGGTGATACGTCACTGCTTTACGATTTAAACTCTTTGGCACTATTGAGTAATGCGACAACCCCGGTCGTTATCGTCGTAACCAACAATGATGGTGGTGCGATATTTGATCTTCTGCCCGTACCAGAGAAGCAAAAGCAAGCTCTCTATCAAATGCCTCACGGGTTTGAATTCGAGTTCGCCGCTAGGCAATTTAATCTTGCTTACGCTAAGCCTGAAACACTGGATGACTACCAGAGCTTACTCACAGAGCATCTTAACTTTGGCAGAGGGGCGTTATTGGTTGAAGTACAGACGCCACCTGAGCAAGCCTCTCAACAACTGAAAGAATTTATCCAACAAGTTTATGCTGTACAGTCGAATTAGTTCCAATTTACATGAAACCTCGGGTCCGGTGATTGTGTTTCTTCATGGTTTACTGGGATCAGGAGAAGACTGGCAACCCGCATTAGGGCATTTGAATGAGTGGCCAACGATCACCGTCGATCTACCGGGGCATGGCCTGAGTGCGTTGGAATCATGTAACAGCTTTAGAGATTGTTGCAATCAAATATCTGACGCACTCCTTACCCAGATCGCTTCTCATCGCCCTATAGTATTAGTCGGTTATTCCCTTGGTGCTCGTATTGCAATGACTGGTGTAGCACACCACTACTTTTCTTCACTCAATATTCAACAATTGATTGTTGAGGGGGGGAACTTTGGTTTGCAATCTGAAGAGGATAAACAGATCCGCCTGAAAAATGATTCACACTGGGCGGATAGATTCAACAATGATCCAATTGGACAGGTTTTGAACGATTGGTATCAGCAACCGATATTTAGCTCACTAAAGCATGAGCAAAGACAAGAACTGGTCACTAAACGCAGTGTTAATCTTGGCTCTGCGGTGGCGAATATGTTGATGGCAACATCGCTCGCTAAACAAGAATATTTACTCGACTCGATAAAAGAGGCGGACGTTAAAACGCACTATATTTTTGGCGAAGACGACGACAAATTTAGCCAGTTGGCGAAACAAAGTAGTTTGTCTTTTAGCTCTGTGGCGCAAGCCGGACATAATGCTCATTGGGAGCAACCAGCGGCATTCGCAAAGATTATTTACACTCAAATCCAAACTCACCTAACGGTTTAGTTAAGTGAGTGAGCTAGGGAAAGAAACAGGAATCACCATGTCAAAAACAGTTGGTATCTCAGAAGAAGAACTCTACGCACCCGTTTACTGGAACGACTGCACCGGTGAATATGAAGATATTCAATATCATAAATCAGAAGATGGCATTGCGAAGATCACCATTGCTCGCCCTCAAGTACACAATGCTTTTCGTCCTCAAACCGTCAAAGAGATGATTAACGCACTCGCTGATGCTCGTTATGACGAAGGTGTTGGCGTTATCATTCTGACAGGTTTAGGTGAAAAAGCGTTCTGTTCTGGTGGTGACCAAAAGATTCGTGGTGATTACGGCGGCTACCAAGACGAATCGGGTACTCATCACCTAAACGTGCTGGATTTTCAACGCCAGATTCGTACTTGTCCAAAGCCAGTGATCGCATCGGTAGCGGGTTGGGCAGTCGGTGGTGGTCACGTTCTACACATGATGTGTGACTTAACGATTGCCGCAGAGAATGCACAGTTTGGTCAAACAGGCCCGAAAGTAGGCTCATTTGATGGTGGCTGGGGTGCTTCTTACATGGCGCGTATTGTTGGTCAGAAGAAAGCACGCGAAATTTGGTTCCTATGCCGTTTCTACGATGCACAAGAAGCATTAGACATGGGGCTGGTGAATACCGTTGTTCCTGTCGAAGATCTAGAGAAAGAAACCGTGCGTTGGTGCCGAGAAACCCTACAGCATAGCCCAATGGCGCTACGTTGTTTGAAAGCTGCTCTAAACGCCGACTGTGATGGTCAGGCTGGCTTGCAAGAGCTTGCGGGTAACGCGACCATGATGTTCTACATGACCGAAGAAGGTCAGGAAGGGCGTAACGCTTTTAACGAGAAGCGTCGTCCGGACTTTAACAAGTTCCCTCGTAACCCATAACGCGTTTTATCTGTGGATTAACGATAGCTCCGGTCATGGGGCTATCGGAATTAAATTCTGTAGACATT is a genomic window of Vibrio japonicus containing:
- the yfbR gene encoding 5'-deoxynucleotidase, whose product is MQKLLSEEKPKESHFFAHLARMKLIQRWPLMRSVSTENISEHSLQVAFVAHALAVIKNKKFGGKLNPERIALLGMYHDTSEVLTGDLPTPVKYFNPEIAKEYKKIEAIAEKRLLSMLPEEFREDFAPYLVSESTHPEDASIVKQADTICAYLKCLEELSAGNHEYALAKKRLEVTLKERHSREMEYFLTVFAPSFELSLDEIS
- a CDS encoding pyridoxal phosphate-dependent aminotransferase, whose product is MQNIGMSSKLDNVCYDIRGPVLKHAKRMEEEGHKILKLNIGNPAPFGFDAPDEILVDVIRNLPTSQGYCDSKGIYSARKAVVQYYQRKGIRSLDVEDVYIGNGASELIVMAMQALLNNGDEMLVPAPDYPLWTASVSLSGGKAVHYICDEESDWYPDLDDIKKKITPKTRGIVLINPNNPTGAVYSRDFLLEVIEIARKHKLIIFADEIYDKVLYDGATHTSIATLTEDVLVVTFNGLSKAYRVCGFRGGWMFLTGPKHQAQGYINGLEMLASMRLCANVPMQHAIQTALGGYQSINELILPGGRLLEQRDRAYELITQIPGVTCVKPKGAMYLFPKIDTKMYNIKDDQKMVLDFLIQEKVLLVQGSGFNWPKPDHFRIVTLPHVEDLEMAIGRFERFLSTYSQ
- the menD gene encoding 2-succinyl-5-enolpyruvyl-6-hydroxy-3-cyclohexene-1-carboxylic-acid synthase → MSTNPNSQAVINRIWCQTILEELTRFGVTDICVAPGSRSTPLTLEADENSKLTLHTHFDERGLGFLALGLAKASKRPVAIVVTSGTAVANLLPAIAEAKLTGEKLVVLTADRPVELIACGANQAINQSGIYSSHVSATLELPSPSLNIPLKWLLSSIDQIMFEQAQKGSAIHINCPFPEPLYSDEPKSNHQDYIDGVQSWWQCSKTFTRKVSAQAEPNFQVADFVCKKGVIILGSVTLDEANKAKQLSEKLGWPILCDPQSGQTSAWANYDLWLQNADKAEMFNQCELIIQLGSRIVSKRLNQWLRQQVELRNAEYHYVSPSFDRNNQTHLMQTHHVCDISSWLEAFRTAIPVLVEQQSNWADGVVPFATQLAELAALHLSTDTKLTEIALALSVNQLPRESQIFLGNSLFVRLVDMFSRVDGHQVYSNRGASGIDGLIATASGVLRANSLPMVIYIGDTSLLYDLNSLALLSNATTPVVIVVTNNDGGAIFDLLPVPEKQKQALYQMPHGFEFEFAARQFNLAYAKPETLDDYQSLLTEHLNFGRGALLVEVQTPPEQASQQLKEFIQQVYAVQSN
- a CDS encoding anti-phage deoxyguanosine triphosphatase, whose protein sequence is MTFNISDLWHERHDDEHKIRRDDHRSPYQRDRARILHSAAFRRLQAKTQVHGNSFDDFHRTRLTHSLEAAQLGTGIVAQIKKKQPEFRDLLPSDSLIDSLCLAHDIGHPPYGHGGEVALNYMMRDHGGFEGNAQTFRIVTKLEPYTEHFGMNLTRRTLLGLVKYPALISETRAEVMPKSVSHQRKLRAREWMPAKGLYNCDKGLFDWLLEPLSDNDKALFSQMRDEKFAAHEHKKTRYKSIDCSIMELADDIAYGVHDLEDALVLSMVNRHQWIEGAASKLAECGDPWFEKHIDSITEMLFSGTHFQRKDAIGGMVNALLTSISIKPVDAPFESELLAWNAYLEATMDKALEILKHFVSEYVIQVPHVQVVEYKGQQIIMDIFEALSADPERLLPIQTRQKWIERSDESAGYRVIADYISSMTDGHAQRLHQQLFSSH
- a CDS encoding isochorismate synthase yields the protein MSYFHQAVSELIERVKAVEDGVTRLVQILEEKPDFAFIDWLEAQPLFPKFYWQSRDTREEVVALGQLHTFVDPAPAYAILSGEQRIWGGRSFDGHTDKNRRCMSSLFFLPQIELIRCDEQLSLAVNLTAEKHRTLAALYKLQFEVSLLPPVSAHVEHIEHTPCKQQWAELVEKVLTGIENDEFKKVVLARKTSVMLDESLCASQFLKASYLKNHHSFHFMLSLDKRHSFIGSTPERLYARQGQDLYTEALAGTIGRGKNASHDMELANWLANDSKNLNENQYVVDDIIERLTPHSEQVSVEEEARLVRLRKVQHLKRSIHANLKQGINGVQLLSALQPTAAVAGLPRKESMEFIQQHEPFARGWYAGSMGFISHQRAEFCVAIRSALVLGDEVQLFAGAGIVPGSVAEHEWQELDKKMSTLLSLISDHAPLGVAS